A DNA window from Phyllostomus discolor isolate MPI-MPIP mPhyDis1 chromosome X, mPhyDis1.pri.v3, whole genome shotgun sequence contains the following coding sequences:
- the LOC114505071 gene encoding putative P2Y purinoceptor 10, translating into MRSNSTNSTRAKCTDLQMPFQYTLYATTYITIFIPGLLANTIALWVLWRFISKKNKAIIFMINLSVADLAHVLSLPLRIYYYINHHWPFQTPLCLLCFYLKYLNMYASICFLTCISLQRCFFLLKPFRARDWKRRYDVGISAAIWVTVGTACLPLPILRSTGLANNTEFCFADLRLQPISMASSIAMVTIAELGGFVLPVIIITYCTWKMRKSLQEIQAPPQNTKERKKALWMVLMCAVVFIVCFTPYHLNFPLFMMVKQDVFSNCSLIKSTLCFHIISLCLANLNCCLDPVVYYFMTSEFRDRFSEHGSVVFQSCVRCKDSVLEIHHRNEDLQAISLEFLDDSKTT; encoded by the coding sequence ATGAGAAGTAACAGCACAAACAGTACAAGAGCAAAGTGCACTGACCTCCAAATGCCATTTCAGTACACCCTCTATGCAACCACCTACATTACCATTTTCAtccctggacttctggccaacacCATAGCCTTGTGGGTTCTGTGGCGCTTcatcagcaagaaaaataaagccatcaTTTTCATGATCAACCTCTCTGTGGCTGACCTTGCTCATGTGCTGTCTTTACCCCTCCGGATTTACTACTACATCAACCACCATTGGCCTTTCCAGACACCCCTTTGCCTGCTGTGCTTCTACCTGAAGTATCTCAACATGTACGCCAGCATTTGCTTCCTGACCTGCATCAGCCTTCAGAGGTGCTTCTTTCTTCTCAAGCCCTTCAGGGCCAGAGACTGGAAGCGTAGGTACGATGTGGGCATCAGTGCTGCCATCTGGGTCACCGTGGGCACTGCCTGTTTGCCACTTCCAATTCTGAGAAGTACTGGCTTAGCCAACAACACTGAGTTCTGCTTTGCCGATTTAAGGCTTCAACCCATTAGTATGGCTTCCTCCATTGCCATGGTAACTATAGCTGAACTTGGAGGGTTTGTGTTACCTGTTATAATTATTACTTATTGTacatggaaaatgagaaaatctttACAGGAAATCCAAGCTCCCCCTCAGAAtaccaaagagagaaaaaaggcttTGTGGATGGTTCTGATGTGTGCAGTGGTATTCATTGTGTGTTTTACACCTTATCACCTCAACTTCCCACTTTTTATGATGGTGAAGCAAGATGTGTTTTCAAACTGCTCCCTTATCAAGAGTACTCTATGTTTCCACATCATTTCCCTGTGTCTTGCAAATCTGAACTGCTGTCTTGATCCAGTTGTATATTATTTTATGACCTCAGAATTTCGTGATAGATTTTCGGAACATGGTAGTGTGGTTTTTCAGTCATGTGTGAGATGCAAGGACAGTGTTTTAGAAATTCATCACAGAAATGAGGATCTTCAAGCTATCTCGCTTGAATTTTTGGATGATTCCAAGACaacataa